In Glycine max cultivar Williams 82 chromosome 7, Glycine_max_v4.0, whole genome shotgun sequence, a single window of DNA contains:
- the LOC100795733 gene encoding transcription factor MYC2: MEDLIISPSSSSSLVSLPHENPTPTPTLLQKLQFLLQSQPDWWVYAIFWQASHDDNGNLYLSFGEGHFQGTKETSPKSLTIPTKKFMRAPTNDTNNINDAEWFYVVSLTRTFAVNNNASSSSSSLPGKSFALGSVLWLNNMHELQFYNCERSNEAQVHGIETLICIPTQNGVVEMGSYDTIKQNWNLVQHVKSLFITPPDPVPVEILDDHTISFADIGIVAGVQETKKRRINQTQTQKPPRKNDNYVNSEHSDSDCPTLPTATTPTTSEPKKRGRKPILGRETPVNHVEAERQRREKLNHRFYALRAVVPNVSRMDKASLLSDAVAYISELKAKIEYLESQQPRDSSKKVKTEMTDTLDNHSTTTISTVVDQSGPEPRLGPSPLGLEVDVKIVGPDAMVRVQSENVNHPGARLMGALRDLEFQVHHASMSCVNDLMLQDVVVKLPNGMRSEEGLKSAILMRLDQ; encoded by the coding sequence ATGGAGGATTTAATCATATCTCCTTCTTCGTCTTCCTCTTTGGTCTCTCTACCCCATGAAAAcccaacaccaacaccaaccCTTCTACAAAAACTCCAATTCCTCCTCCAAAGCCAACCCGATTGGTGGGTCTACGCCATTTTCTGGCAAGCCTCACACGACGACAATGGCAACCTCTACTTATCCTTCGGAGAGGGCCATTTCCAAGGCACCAAAGAAACTTCCCCAAAGTCACTAACCATTCCCACAAAGAAGTTCATGAGAGCCCCCACAAACGACACCAACAACATCAACGACGCCGAGTGGTTCTACGTCGTGTCGTTGACTCGCACCTTCGCAGTCAACAAtaatgcttcttcttcttcttcttctctcccgGGAAAGTCTTTTGCTTTAGGCTCGGTTCTCTGGCTCAACAACATGCACGAGCTCCAATTCTACAACTGCGAGAGATCAAACGAGGCGCAAGTGCACGGGATCGAAACGTTGATCTGCATCCCGACACAAAATGGCGTCGTCGAAATGGGATCCTACGACACCATCAAACAAAACTGGAACCTCGTACAGCACGTTAAGTCTCTCTTCATAACCCCTCCAGATCCGGTTCCTGTCGAAATCCTCGACGACCACACCATCTCCTTCGCCGACATCGGCATCGTTGCCGGAGTCCAAGAAACCAAAAAGCGGAGAATaaaccaaacacaaacacaaaaaccTCCCAGGAAAAACGACAACTATGTCAACTCCGAACACTCCGATTCGGATTGTCCCACGTTGCCAACCGCCACCACCCCGACAACCTCGGAGCCGAAGAAAAGAGGGAGAAAACCGATTCTCGGACGCGAGACTCCGGTAAACCACGTGGAGGCAGAGAGACAACGTAGGGAGAAGCTCAATCATCGATTCTATGCGCTTCGTGCTGTTGTTCCGAATGTTTCGAGGATGGACAAGGCTTCGCTGTTGTCGGACGCTGTCGCCTACATCAGCGAGCTGAAGGCGAAGATTGAGTACTTAGAGTCGCAGCAGCCGAGAGACAGTAGTAAAAAAGTGAAGACAGAAATGACGGATACTCTAGATAACCATAGCACCACGACAATATCGACAGTGGTGGATCAAAGCGGGCCTGAACCTAGATTGGGCCCAAGCCCGCTTGGTCTCGAGGTCGATGTGAAAATCGTGGGGCCCGATGCCATGGTTAGGGTACAATCAGAAAATGTGAACCACCCTGGGGCGAGGCTAATGGGTGCTTTGAGAGACCTAGAATTTCAGGTTCATCACGCTAGCATGTCTTGTGTTAACGATCTCATGCTTCAAGATGTGGTTGTTAAGCTTCCCAATGGAATGAGGAGTGAAGAGGGTCTTAAATCTGCGATTCTGATGAGGTTGGATCAGTGA